In the genome of Streptomyces sp. Tu 3180, the window CGGCCCCACCCTGCGCGAGCAGACCCTCCAGACCCTCGCCAACGTCAAGGCGATCCTCGAGGAGGGCGGCGCCGGCTGGGACGACGTGATGATGATCCGCGTCTACCTCACCGACGTGGACCACTTCGCGGAGATGAACGAGATCTACGACACCTACTTCGAGGAGCAGGGCCTCACCCAGCCGCCCGCCGCCCGCACGACCGTCTACGTCGGTCTGCCCGCCGGACTCCTCATCGAGATCGACGCGCTCGCCGTCCTCGGCTGACGCCCCCTCACCCTCCCACCCCCCGCACGCCGTACGTCACGGCGCGGTGTCCCGCACCCCGGGACGCCGCGCCGCGATCCCCCCTGCCCGAAAGCACCATGCCCTTACGCAGAGGACCCCCGCATGTCCCGTTCGTCCCTCCCGCTCGCCGCCTCCGCACCGGTGGAGGCACCCCCGCACACCGGAGGCCTGCTCCTCCTCGTCGACGGCACGGCCGGTCTGCTGACCGTCGCCGCGATCGGCATCGCGCTCCTCCTCTTCCTGATCATCAAGGTCCGGCTCCAGCCCTTCGTCGCCCTCCTCGGCGTCTCCATGGCCGTCGGCCTGATGGCGGGCCTGTCGGTCACCGAGCTCTTCGGCACGGTCCAGCGCTCGGACGCCGTGTCCACCATCGAGTCCGGCATGGGCGGCATCCTCGGCCACGTCGCGATCATCATCGGCCTGGGCACCATGCTCGGCGCGATCCTCGAGGTGAGCGGCGGCGCGGAGGTGCTGGCGAGCCGGCTGCTCGGCCTGTTCGGCGAGAAGCGGGCACCCCTCGCCATGGGTCTGACCGGCCTGGTCTTCGGCATCCCGGTCTTCTTCGACGTCGGCATCTTCGTCCTCGCGCCGATCGTGTACGCCGCCGCCAAGCGCTCCGGCAAGTCGATCCTGCTGTACTGCCTGCCGTTGCTCGCCGGCCTCTCGGTCACCCACGCCTTCCTGCCCCCGCACCCCGGCCCGGTGGCCGCCGCCGGACTGCTCCACGTCGACCTCGGCTGGGTCATCCTCATGGGCGTCGTCTGCGGGATCCCCGCCGTCGTGGCCGCGTGGGTCTACTCCGCCTGGATCGGCAGGCGCATCTTCGTCGCCGTGCCGCAGGACATGGTCGAGGCGGCCGAGGAGGCCAGGCGGGCCGTCGTCGCCGAACAGCACGGTGGGGGTGCCCCCTGCTCGAGCGGAGTCGAGAGCTCGGGGGACGGGGCCGAACCGCGCGAGACGCCGGTGCCGCTCGGCACGGTCCTCGGCATCATCGGGACGCCGCTCGTCCTGATCCTCGCCGCGACCTTCTCCTCGATCGCCCTGGACCCCTCCACCCTCCGCTCGGTGATCGAGTTCTTCGGCCACCCCTTCGTGGCCCTCACCCTCGCCCTGTTCCTCGCGTACTACCTGCTCGGCATCCGGCGCGGCTGGTCCCGCAAGTCCCTGGAGACCGTCTCCACGTCCTCGCTGAAGCCGGTCGGCAACATCCTGCTGGTGGTCGGCGCGGGCGGGGTCTTCGGCGCCGTCCTCAAGGCCAGCGGGGTCGCCCAGGCACTCTCGGACACCTTCAACGACGTCGGCCTGCCGGTGATCGTCCTCTCCTACCTGATCTCCGTGGTGCTGCGGGTCGCGCAGGGCTCGGCGACGGTGGCGATCGTGACCACGGCGGGCATCGTCGCCCCGCTGCTGGCCGAGGGGGACCACTCGCAGGCGTTCGTCGCGCTCGTCATCATGGCCATCTCGGCGGGCTCGATCTTCGCCTCGCACGTCAACGACGGCGGGTTCTGGATGGTGGCCAAGTACTTCGGCATCAGCGAGCGGGACACGCTCAGGACCTGGACGGTGCTGGAGAGCGTGCTGTCGGTGGCCGGATTCGCGGTCGCGGCGGCGCTCAGCCTGGTCGTGTGAGCCGCGGTGTCCGTGTAGTCGTCTGATAACGAAGTCGGGGTCGGCTGTGTCCGGCACAGGTTTGTCGACCATACTGCCCTGCTGTGGAGCAGCGCATAGGTTCGAGCAGCCAGCCCCTGGAAGGCGCCGGATTCGACCCGGCTTTCATCCCCGGGCTCACCTCACCCGCGTCCGGCCGTGAGGAGGAGGCGAAGGCGACGGCGGAGGAGCCGCAGGACACGGCACCCGGGCCGGAGCCCGAGCCGGAGGAGGACTCCGCCGCGGAGGCCGCCTCCGGCGAGGAGACCGCCTCCCCCGAGGAGGAGGCGGCCCCCGACGGCCCGGTCTTCGAGGCGTCCGACCGCCGCGCGCGCATCGTCGCCGACCACAGCGGCGTCCGCCTGCGCCTGGACGACCAGGAGTGCGAGTTCCGCTGGGACGAGATCGGCGCGGTGGAGACGGAGACCGCCCGCTTCGGCAAGCGCTGGACGGTCACCGTCCACACCCCCGACCGCCGCTGGTACCCCCTCGAGGTCGAGGCCCCGTCCCGGAGCCGGTTCGCCGAGTGGGACGCCGGACTGGACGCGGTCCTGGACGCGTACTTCGAGGAGGACGGCGACAGGTCCGCCGAGCCGGCCGAGACCTCGGCCGGCTCCGCGGAGGACACCGGGTGACGCGTCCTAACGGCAGTACTGCGCCTCCTTGCCGATGGAGCGGTACATGCAGTCCGCGTTCTCCAGGAGCTGCAGGACGGCGTCCCGGTTGCGGGACGTCTCCCGCTCGATGACCTCGTCGGGCGGGTAGAACCCGCCCCCGGAGCTGGAGCGCGGGTACATCTCGAAGGTGTAGCCGAAG includes:
- a CDS encoding RidA family protein; this translates as MTDKTEKTALTPKTHTTPPAKFSHGVRKGNILQVAGQVGFLPAVEGEPPTPAGPTLREQTLQTLANVKAILEEGGAGWDDVMMIRVYLTDVDHFAEMNEIYDTYFEEQGLTQPPAARTTVYVGLPAGLLIEIDALAVLG
- a CDS encoding SLC13 family permease encodes the protein MSRSSLPLAASAPVEAPPHTGGLLLLVDGTAGLLTVAAIGIALLLFLIIKVRLQPFVALLGVSMAVGLMAGLSVTELFGTVQRSDAVSTIESGMGGILGHVAIIIGLGTMLGAILEVSGGAEVLASRLLGLFGEKRAPLAMGLTGLVFGIPVFFDVGIFVLAPIVYAAAKRSGKSILLYCLPLLAGLSVTHAFLPPHPGPVAAAGLLHVDLGWVILMGVVCGIPAVVAAWVYSAWIGRRIFVAVPQDMVEAAEEARRAVVAEQHGGGAPCSSGVESSGDGAEPRETPVPLGTVLGIIGTPLVLILAATFSSIALDPSTLRSVIEFFGHPFVALTLALFLAYYLLGIRRGWSRKSLETVSTSSLKPVGNILLVVGAGGVFGAVLKASGVAQALSDTFNDVGLPVIVLSYLISVVLRVAQGSATVAIVTTAGIVAPLLAEGDHSQAFVALVIMAISAGSIFASHVNDGGFWMVAKYFGISERDTLRTWTVLESVLSVAGFAVAAALSLVV